The following are encoded together in the Pelorhabdus rhamnosifermentans genome:
- a CDS encoding SLC13 family permease, with protein sequence MADKKAPAPGKILWIVIGLVVMLGLAFAPPIEGLSTAGQRVLAVLLFAVIMWVSEAVSYPVSAIAIIGFLIVFLGFAPVKGTEGALLGTGKAIPMALSGFINTGWVLVAAGLFMAACILHTGLEKRIALTIIKMVGTKTNNIFAGMILVTLVLTFLIPSITARSATLTPIAMGLIAAFKVDKKSQFARQLLVCIAIITSISGIGVLTGGAPNAVASGFIAKSLNSPVSWGQWLLWSEPYCLVMSLAFYFIVTRMNKFEFDEVPGGKETVHNALAELGTMSPKEKKISVIFAFTILAWATESFHHVDANTVAIFSVLLMLAPYSGVATFKDVVNKVDWGTILLFGAGISLGETLLSSGAAIWLAKSSLGALGVGSMSLYMMIAVITVGILILRVAFASITSATAAVVPTIVGFLLSLNNPSLPMVGMTMLSTYCVYFAFLLPVNSPQAMIPYATDTFETKDMIKVGIPMTIVGLVLYFLFVFTYWTWTGMI encoded by the coding sequence ATGGCAGATAAGAAAGCACCTGCACCAGGGAAAATTCTTTGGATAGTTATTGGTTTAGTTGTTATGTTGGGTTTGGCGTTTGCTCCGCCAATTGAAGGGCTGTCCACGGCAGGCCAGCGAGTACTGGCAGTTCTGTTATTTGCAGTTATTATGTGGGTGTCAGAAGCTGTATCTTATCCAGTGAGTGCTATTGCGATTATTGGTTTTCTTATTGTATTTTTGGGATTTGCACCTGTAAAGGGTACTGAGGGTGCTTTGCTTGGGACAGGCAAGGCTATTCCGATGGCTTTAAGTGGGTTTATTAATACTGGTTGGGTCCTAGTTGCTGCAGGTCTATTTATGGCGGCTTGTATTTTGCATACAGGGCTTGAAAAAAGGATTGCTCTAACAATTATTAAAATGGTCGGAACAAAAACAAATAATATTTTTGCTGGGATGATTCTTGTTACACTTGTTCTTACCTTTTTGATTCCTTCGATTACAGCTCGTTCAGCAACCTTAACTCCCATTGCCATGGGACTTATTGCTGCCTTTAAGGTAGATAAGAAGAGTCAGTTTGCTCGTCAACTTTTGGTTTGCATTGCTATTATTACATCTATTTCCGGTATTGGTGTTTTGACAGGTGGGGCACCAAATGCTGTGGCCAGTGGATTTATTGCGAAATCTTTAAATTCACCTGTATCATGGGGTCAATGGTTATTGTGGTCTGAACCTTATTGCTTAGTTATGTCTCTTGCTTTTTACTTTATTGTTACTAGAATGAACAAATTTGAATTTGATGAAGTACCTGGTGGTAAAGAAACGGTTCATAATGCTTTGGCAGAATTGGGTACCATGAGTCCTAAAGAGAAAAAAATCTCTGTTATTTTTGCTTTTACGATTTTAGCTTGGGCTACTGAGTCGTTTCATCATGTTGATGCCAATACGGTGGCCATCTTCTCCGTGTTATTGATGCTTGCTCCTTATTCAGGTGTGGCAACATTTAAGGATGTTGTGAATAAAGTCGACTGGGGCACCATTTTATTGTTCGGTGCAGGAATTTCGTTAGGTGAAACACTATTGTCATCAGGAGCGGCTATTTGGCTTGCGAAGAGCTCCCTCGGTGCTTTAGGTGTTGGCTCCATGTCGCTTTATATGATGATTGCTGTCATTACGGTGGGTATTTTGATTTTGCGCGTTGCTTTTGCGAGCATTACATCAGCCACAGCGGCCGTTGTACCGACAATTGTAGGCTTTTTGCTTAGTTTAAATAATCCCAGTCTTCCTATGGTTGGGATGACGATGTTATCCACCTATTGTGTATATTTTGCCTTCCTGCTGCCAGTGAATTCGCCACAGGCTATGATTCCTTATGCAACAGATACTTTCGAGACGAAGGACATGATCAAAGTGGGTATTCCAATGACGATTGTGGGCCTTGTCCTTTACTTCTTGTTTGTATTTACCTATTGGACTTGGACTGGCATGATTTAA
- a CDS encoding SLC13 family permease, giving the protein MADKKSSAPGKILWIIIGLVIMLGLAFAPAIPGLSTAGQRVLAVLLFAVIMWVSEAVSYPVSAIAIIGFLIMFVGFAPVKGNEGALLGTGKAIPLALSGFINSGWVLVAAGLFMAACILHTGLEKRIALTIINMVGTKTNNIFAGMIMVTLVLTFLIPSITARSATLTPIAMGLIAAFNVDKRSVFARQLLICVAIITSISGIGVLSGGAPNPVAAAFVANSLKTTISWGQWFLYSEPFCLVFSLAFYFIITRVNKFEFDEVPGGKAALSKALHDLGSMSDKEKKISVIFVFTILGWATESFHHVDANTVAIFSVLFMLAPYTGIATFKDVVNKVDWGTILLFGAGISLGEMLLSSGAAVWLAKVSLGALGVGNMPLSLMIIVITACILILRLAFASITAATAAVVPTVVGFLLSLNNPSLPMVGMTMLSTYAVYYAFFLPVNSPQAMIAYATDTFETKDMIRIGIPTTIVGLIIFFVFVFTYWQWVGML; this is encoded by the coding sequence TTGGCAGATAAAAAATCATCCGCACCAGGAAAAATTCTTTGGATAATTATTGGTTTGGTTATTATGCTTGGTTTGGCGTTCGCTCCGGCAATTCCGGGTCTGTCTACGGCGGGTCAGCGAGTATTAGCTGTATTATTGTTTGCCGTCATCATGTGGGTATCGGAAGCGGTATCTTATCCGGTGAGCGCGATTGCGATTATTGGATTTTTGATTATGTTTGTAGGATTTGCACCAGTCAAGGGTAATGAAGGAGCGCTGCTTGGAACAGGGAAAGCAATTCCGCTGGCCCTGAGTGGATTTATCAATTCTGGCTGGGTTCTTGTTGCAGCCGGACTCTTCATGGCAGCTTGTATTCTCCATACTGGTCTTGAAAAGCGAATTGCTCTTACCATTATTAATATGGTCGGTACCAAGACCAATAATATTTTTGCCGGTATGATTATGGTAACTCTTGTTCTTACCTTTCTAATTCCCTCAATTACTGCCCGCTCTGCAACGTTAACACCAATTGCTATGGGATTAATTGCGGCTTTTAATGTTGACAAGAGAAGTGTATTTGCCCGTCAACTACTTATTTGTGTCGCGATTATTACCTCGATATCTGGGATTGGTGTATTATCAGGGGGAGCACCGAATCCGGTTGCCGCAGCTTTTGTTGCTAATTCCCTGAAGACAACGATTTCCTGGGGACAATGGTTTTTATATTCTGAACCATTCTGCCTCGTTTTTTCTCTCGCTTTCTATTTTATCATTACACGCGTGAATAAATTCGAGTTTGATGAAGTTCCTGGTGGTAAGGCGGCTTTGTCTAAGGCATTACATGACCTTGGTTCAATGAGTGACAAAGAGAAAAAAATCTCCGTTATTTTTGTTTTTACGATTTTAGGCTGGGCTACGGAGTCCTTTCATCATGTTGATGCAAATACGGTTGCTATTTTCTCAGTACTGTTCATGTTAGCTCCGTATACTGGTATTGCAACTTTCAAAGATGTTGTAAATAAGGTCGACTGGGGTACCATCCTGCTGTTTGGCGCTGGTATTTCGTTAGGTGAAATGTTGCTTTCTTCGGGCGCAGCTGTGTGGCTAGCAAAAGTTTCATTAGGCGCTCTCGGTGTCGGTAATATGCCGTTGTCGCTGATGATTATTGTTATTACTGCCTGCATTCTGATTTTGCGGTTGGCTTTTGCCAGCATTACGGCAGCAACTGCGGCGGTTGTGCCAACTGTTGTTGGTTTCTTACTCAGTCTCAATAATCCGAGTTTGCCGATGGTTGGTATGACAATGCTGTCAACCTATGCTGTGTACTATGCTTTCTTTTTGCCGGTAAATTCACCGCAGGCTATGATTGCTTATGCTACCGATACTTTTGAAACGAAAGATATGATTCGGATAGGTATCCCAACGACGATTGTGGGACTAATTATTTTCTTCGTGTTTGTATTTACTTACTGGCAATGGGTTGGAATGTTATAA
- a CDS encoding Maf family protein: MTLVLASASPRRKALLEQIGADFVVRVSQVIEDNDQQLLPQKLVVLQARQKAEAVAHEWFNESAANARQDVVIGADTIVVVDGQVYGKPRDGQDAFRMLTKLSGRSHQVITGVAVVKQSKSSCQKWTSFTASVMTNVTFCHLRPETIQSYIATGEPFDKAGAYAIQGKGILFVEKISGDYTNVVGLPLTTLATLLTKVGVKLL, translated from the coding sequence ATGACACTTGTTTTAGCTTCGGCATCACCAAGGAGAAAAGCGTTATTAGAGCAGATCGGTGCTGATTTTGTCGTTCGCGTTAGCCAGGTAATTGAAGACAATGATCAGCAGCTTTTACCCCAAAAATTGGTTGTTTTACAAGCCAGGCAAAAGGCTGAAGCAGTGGCGCACGAATGGTTTAATGAATCTGCTGCCAACGCGAGGCAGGACGTAGTGATTGGTGCAGATACGATTGTTGTTGTTGATGGACAAGTTTATGGCAAACCTCGTGATGGTCAAGATGCTTTTCGTATGCTTACGAAATTGTCAGGGCGTTCGCATCAGGTTATTACAGGTGTTGCTGTTGTTAAACAATCTAAATCCAGTTGCCAAAAATGGACAAGTTTTACAGCGTCTGTTATGACGAATGTAACCTTTTGTCATTTAAGGCCTGAGACTATTCAGTCTTATATTGCAACAGGTGAACCTTTTGATAAAGCAGGAGCTTATGCTATTCAAGGCAAGGGAATTTTATTTGTAGAAAAGATTTCAGGAGATTACACCAACGTTGTTGGCCTGCCACTTACGACACTGGCGACTTTACTGACAAAGGTAGGCGTCAAGCTATTATGA
- a CDS encoding biotin/lipoyl-containing protein: MKNYSITVNGKTYEVAVEEKGGTAAPKAAAHTTAAPAPAPKAAPAAPAAAPAPKAAPATGGPGTKVAAPMPGKIISLKVSVGDSVKNGQELLVMEAMKMHNPVLANADGAVKEILVKAGDPVQAGTVLVVIG, encoded by the coding sequence ATGAAAAACTACTCTATTACTGTTAACGGAAAAACTTATGAAGTGGCTGTTGAAGAAAAAGGTGGTACTGCAGCTCCTAAAGCTGCTGCTCACACAACCGCAGCACCTGCACCAGCTCCAAAGGCAGCTCCGGCGGCACCAGCAGCAGCACCAGCTCCAAAGGCAGCTCCAGCTACTGGTGGTCCTGGTACCAAAGTTGCCGCTCCTATGCCTGGCAAAATCATTTCGCTAAAAGTGAGTGTGGGTGATAGTGTAAAAAATGGTCAGGAATTACTTGTCATGGAAGCCATGAAAATGCATAATCCAGTTTTGGCTAATGCCGATGGCGCTGTCAAAGAAATTCTTGTTAAAGCAGGCGATCCTGTTCAGGCAGGTACTGTACTTGTAGTCATTGGTTAA
- the radC gene encoding RadC family protein has product MSTVEPPMLKEMPEEERPREKLLSKGAEALSNVDLLAIILHTGVKNESVIHLAERVLSQTNGLARLSTLSAPELCKVKGIGVAKAVTIIATFELSRRLAVLSEQERTIIHSPRDAALLVMPHLRYLTKEHFLILLLSTKNHVLAQPTISIGSLSAAIVHPREVFREAINYSAAGVILVHNHPSGDPLPSQEDISLTKKLVEAGKMLDITVLDHVIIGDGKYVSFKEKGIIE; this is encoded by the coding sequence ATGAGCACAGTTGAGCCCCCTATGCTGAAGGAAATGCCTGAGGAAGAACGTCCCAGGGAAAAGCTTCTTAGCAAAGGTGCGGAGGCGCTGAGCAATGTGGACTTACTCGCTATTATTCTCCACACGGGTGTGAAAAATGAATCAGTGATTCATTTGGCTGAGCGAGTGCTAAGCCAAACCAATGGCCTTGCTAGGCTAAGCACTCTATCAGCACCTGAACTCTGTAAAGTGAAGGGAATTGGAGTGGCCAAGGCCGTAACCATTATTGCTACTTTTGAATTGAGTCGGCGCTTAGCTGTTCTTAGTGAGCAGGAGCGGACCATTATTCATAGTCCACGCGATGCGGCTCTGCTTGTTATGCCGCATCTGAGGTATTTGACAAAGGAACATTTTCTTATTTTATTGTTGTCAACGAAAAACCATGTTTTAGCTCAGCCGACGATTTCGATTGGTAGTTTAAGTGCTGCCATTGTTCATCCACGGGAGGTATTTCGCGAGGCAATTAATTATAGTGCTGCCGGAGTTATTTTAGTTCATAATCATCCAAGTGGAGATCCTTTGCCAAGTCAGGAAGATATCAGTTTAACAAAAAAACTCGTTGAAGCAGGGAAGATGCTTGATATTACTGTCCTTGATCACGTGATTATCGGCGATGGAAAGTATGTTAGTTTTAAAGAAAAGGGCATAATAGAATAA
- a CDS encoding DUF4321 domain-containing protein produces the protein MRGGHNQNTGMFILFLVTGAIIGGILGELIGSSTLLVGIAPYLVKTYPILDVPPMTLNLYVIRFVVGFAFYPNLVSILGIVIAALLYRRF, from the coding sequence GTGCGAGGCGGTCACAATCAGAATACTGGCATGTTCATTTTATTTTTAGTTACAGGTGCAATTATTGGTGGCATACTTGGTGAATTGATTGGTAGTTCTACCCTGCTTGTAGGCATAGCTCCTTATCTTGTAAAAACCTATCCAATTTTAGACGTACCGCCTATGACTCTTAATTTGTACGTTATCCGGTTTGTTGTAGGTTTTGCTTTTTATCCAAACCTTGTTAGTATATTAGGTATTGTGATTGCTGCATTATTATACCGAAGGTTCTAG
- a CDS encoding sodium ion-translocating decarboxylase subunit beta, whose amino-acid sequence MFEEIGSLLVDMLNQTGVVHLWYGNVIMMAVGAVMIYLAIVKKYEPLLLVGIGFACIVSNAPGAGLADPGGLFWYAYQGVALVILPPLIFLGVGAMTDFGPMISNPSLVILGAAAHLGIFVALIGAKMLGFTLGEAGAIGIIGGADGPMAIFVTMKLAPHLLPQISVAAYSYMALMPLIQPPIMKAFTTKKERQIIMEQVRPVSRLEKIVFPMVIAVIVDLLLPGVAPLITMLMLGNLFRECGVVDRLATTAANDLMNIIVITLTVAIGSTMNADTFLTVKTLEIIVLGLIAFGFGTFSGIIGGRVLCWASGGKVNPLVGSAGIASVPIAARVAHVVALKENPYNFLIMHAMGPNLAGVFGTAISGGIMLALIGVK is encoded by the coding sequence ATGTTTGAAGAAATAGGCTCATTATTAGTGGATATGCTTAATCAAACAGGTGTCGTGCATTTGTGGTACGGCAACGTGATTATGATGGCTGTTGGTGCAGTCATGATTTATTTAGCAATAGTTAAAAAATATGAACCCTTACTGTTAGTTGGTATCGGGTTTGCTTGTATCGTTTCCAATGCTCCTGGTGCTGGTCTGGCTGATCCTGGTGGATTGTTCTGGTATGCCTATCAAGGCGTAGCCCTCGTTATTCTCCCACCGCTCATTTTCCTTGGTGTTGGAGCCATGACGGACTTTGGTCCGATGATTTCCAATCCGAGCTTGGTTATTTTAGGTGCTGCAGCTCATTTAGGGATCTTTGTTGCTTTAATTGGCGCCAAAATGCTTGGCTTTACACTCGGTGAAGCCGGTGCAATCGGCATTATCGGCGGCGCAGACGGCCCAATGGCTATCTTTGTTACCATGAAGCTTGCTCCGCATTTGCTGCCGCAGATTTCTGTTGCTGCTTATTCGTATATGGCACTTATGCCTCTAATTCAACCACCGATTATGAAAGCTTTTACAACGAAGAAAGAACGTCAAATTATTATGGAACAGGTTCGTCCTGTGAGTCGCTTAGAGAAAATTGTTTTCCCGATGGTTATTGCAGTAATTGTGGACTTACTTCTTCCTGGTGTAGCACCGCTTATTACCATGCTGATGCTGGGCAATCTGTTCCGTGAATGCGGCGTTGTTGACCGTCTGGCTACAACGGCAGCCAATGACTTGATGAACATTATCGTCATTACTTTGACTGTTGCTATTGGTTCAACGATGAATGCCGATACCTTCCTGACGGTTAAGACGCTGGAAATTATCGTACTTGGTTTGATTGCTTTTGGTTTTGGTACCTTTTCCGGTATTATTGGCGGACGTGTTCTGTGCTGGGCGAGTGGCGGCAAGGTTAATCCGCTGGTGGGTTCCGCAGGTATCGCTTCCGTTCCAATCGCCGCCCGTGTTGCCCATGTTGTGGCACTCAAAGAAAATCCTTACAACTTCCTGATTATGCATGCAATGGGACCGAATCTTGCTGGTGTATTTGGTACAGCCATTTCCGGTGGTATTATGCTGGCACTGATTGGTGTAAAATAG
- a CDS encoding DapH/DapD/GlmU-related protein, which produces MIGKSIRTPWFAGADAPEVSEKSFISTTATLIGKVVIKDYVLVSPGASLRADEGGEIHVCHNANVQDNVIMHGLKDKRVEIDGEAYSIFIGANSSCAHASIIHGPASVGENTFIGFTAVVHSSQIGNDCFIGHGAKVIGVTIPDGKFVPHGAIITTAAEVAKLTEVPADLKGFNEEVVEVNTDLAKCYLEAYGHMSPTFP; this is translated from the coding sequence ATGATTGGAAAGTCGATTAGAACCCCTTGGTTTGCGGGAGCCGATGCTCCTGAAGTATCAGAAAAATCGTTTATTTCGACTACTGCAACGTTGATTGGAAAAGTGGTCATAAAGGATTATGTTCTTGTTAGTCCTGGAGCAAGTTTACGTGCTGATGAAGGCGGCGAGATCCATGTATGTCATAATGCCAATGTGCAAGATAATGTGATTATGCATGGATTAAAAGATAAGCGGGTAGAAATAGACGGAGAGGCTTATTCCATTTTTATCGGAGCCAATTCTTCTTGTGCTCACGCATCAATTATTCATGGACCTGCATCTGTTGGTGAAAATACTTTTATTGGGTTTACAGCTGTTGTTCATTCGTCGCAAATTGGTAATGACTGTTTTATTGGTCATGGAGCAAAGGTGATTGGGGTTACTATTCCAGATGGCAAATTTGTACCTCATGGGGCCATTATTACCACAGCTGCGGAGGTGGCGAAGTTAACGGAAGTTCCAGCTGACTTAAAAGGATTTAATGAAGAAGTTGTTGAAGTTAATACAGACCTTGCTAAGTGTTATCTTGAGGCGTACGGTCATATGTCACCAACTTTTCCATGA
- a CDS encoding rod shape-determining protein: protein MSNFFGSFSRDMGIDLGTANTLVHLKGKGIVLREPSVVAIQRDTGEVLAVGEEAKQMIGRTPGNIVAIRPMKDGVIADFDVTQSMLKYFIRKSMDTKSFIRPRVVVGVPSGVTEVEKRAVIDATIQAGAREAYLIEEPMAAAIGAGLPVHEPTGNMVVDIGGGTTEVAVISLGGIVTSRSIRIGGDEMDESIVQYIKRTYNLMIGERTAEEIKIAIGAAILLPKDEELEIRGRDLVSGLPKTLAIRASEVQHALSEPVFGIIEAVKVTLEKTPPELASDIMDRGIVMTGGGALLRGLDSLISKETGMPVHIAEDALSCVANGTGKALESIDLLKRVLMTPKRLE from the coding sequence ATGTCAAATTTTTTTGGTTCATTTTCCCGTGATATGGGAATCGATTTAGGTACGGCTAATACGCTCGTGCATTTAAAAGGAAAGGGGATTGTTCTTCGAGAACCATCGGTTGTAGCGATTCAGCGTGATACGGGGGAAGTGCTTGCCGTTGGTGAAGAAGCCAAACAAATGATTGGTCGTACGCCTGGTAATATCGTGGCCATTCGTCCCATGAAAGATGGCGTTATTGCTGATTTTGATGTGACACAATCGATGCTTAAATATTTTATTCGCAAATCTATGGACACAAAGTCGTTTATTCGTCCACGTGTTGTCGTCGGTGTGCCAAGTGGTGTGACTGAGGTTGAAAAGCGAGCGGTTATTGATGCAACTATTCAGGCTGGAGCAAGGGAAGCTTATTTAATTGAAGAACCAATGGCTGCTGCCATTGGTGCGGGGCTTCCTGTTCATGAGCCTACTGGCAATATGGTTGTGGATATTGGTGGGGGGACAACGGAAGTTGCCGTTATTTCGCTTGGGGGTATTGTTACAAGTCGTTCCATTCGTATCGGCGGTGATGAAATGGATGAATCGATTGTACAATATATTAAACGTACTTATAATTTGATGATTGGCGAGCGGACGGCAGAGGAAATTAAAATTGCTATTGGTGCAGCTATCTTATTGCCTAAGGATGAAGAATTAGAGATCCGCGGACGCGATTTAGTCAGTGGACTTCCGAAAACATTGGCGATTCGGGCCAGTGAAGTGCAGCATGCTTTAAGTGAGCCCGTATTTGGTATTATTGAAGCGGTCAAAGTAACACTGGAAAAAACGCCGCCTGAGCTTGCATCAGATATTATGGATCGCGGTATTGTTATGACGGGTGGCGGGGCACTTCTGCGAGGACTAGACAGCTTAATCAGTAAAGAAACAGGCATGCCTGTGCATATTGCGGAAGATGCTCTGTCTTGTGTAGCTAATGGAACAGGCAAGGCCCTCGAAAGCATCGATTTATTGAAACGTGTACTCATGACACCGAAAAGACTGGAATAG
- the mreC gene encoding rod shape-determining protein MreC → MRFLGKKTVILVVAVFTILLLAGSFAHGKIQFAFIDRVVTTILSPFEYAFSTVGMSLRQITTATGEIFTVYRENQALKAEVDNYRQNNLDMTEIMAENDRLKVMLDYKQGTRQFDFVTAMVVARDPGTWTSVIIINKGTNDGVTKDMPVVTPKGLVGTVIQSYPTTAKIQLILDPRSAVGALNQRSDSRVAGIVEGNGTNHNAPRLVNLARDADIVPGDTVVTSGFGGIYPKGLAVGEVLDVVNDEGGLLKYAVLKPAVDFDKLEEVFVIIHSREPIPTLPPQVKSATDQNTPSKQAGGTGTKGVTVP, encoded by the coding sequence GTGCGATTCTTAGGTAAAAAGACGGTCATTTTAGTTGTGGCTGTGTTCACTATCCTACTGCTTGCAGGTTCTTTTGCTCACGGAAAAATTCAATTTGCTTTTATTGATAGGGTAGTGACGACAATTCTTTCTCCTTTTGAATATGCTTTTTCCACGGTGGGGATGAGTCTCCGTCAGATCACGACGGCTACAGGCGAAATTTTCACAGTATATAGGGAAAATCAGGCTCTTAAGGCGGAAGTTGACAACTATCGTCAAAATAATCTTGATATGACTGAAATTATGGCAGAAAATGATCGGCTCAAAGTCATGCTTGATTATAAACAAGGGACAAGGCAGTTTGATTTTGTTACAGCCATGGTTGTAGCCCGTGATCCGGGAACTTGGACGAGTGTAATTATTATTAATAAGGGAACAAATGATGGTGTTACTAAAGATATGCCAGTTGTTACGCCAAAGGGATTAGTGGGTACTGTCATACAGTCTTATCCAACTACAGCAAAGATTCAACTTATTCTTGATCCGCGCAGTGCTGTCGGAGCGCTTAATCAACGCTCAGATTCCCGTGTTGCCGGGATTGTGGAAGGCAATGGAACGAATCATAATGCGCCCAGGCTTGTGAATCTTGCACGTGATGCTGATATTGTGCCAGGCGATACGGTTGTTACATCAGGTTTTGGTGGTATTTATCCGAAAGGTTTAGCTGTGGGTGAGGTTCTTGATGTAGTCAATGATGAGGGTGGTTTATTAAAATATGCTGTCTTGAAGCCTGCAGTAGATTTTGATAAACTAGAAGAAGTATTTGTTATTATTCATTCCCGTGAGCCTATTCCGACTTTACCACCTCAAGTAAAATCTGCCACTGATCAGAATACACCTAGTAAGCAAGCTGGAGGAACAGGCACCAAGGGGGTAACTGTGCCGTGA
- a CDS encoding OadG family transporter subunit → MMMWFIVFLIAVIILCYVAKVAQEAKDAKEEKNKPREAQAAVQTSSVSVPQPVAHTATQDDDELIAVISAAIAAISGSTSVQILSIRNGGKSWTMTGRQEVMGLFTNQM, encoded by the coding sequence ATGATGATGTGGTTTATTGTATTTTTAATTGCAGTTATTATCTTGTGCTACGTAGCCAAAGTTGCTCAAGAAGCAAAAGATGCAAAAGAAGAAAAAAATAAGCCGAGAGAGGCACAAGCAGCTGTTCAAACCAGTTCTGTTAGTGTGCCACAGCCTGTTGCTCATACGGCAACTCAAGACGATGACGAATTGATTGCTGTGATTAGTGCCGCTATTGCAGCTATTTCAGGATCTACGAGTGTTCAAATTCTTAGCATTCGTAATGGCGGAAAAAGTTGGACTATGACAGGTCGTCAAGAAGTTATGGGTTTATTTACAAATCAAATGTAA
- a CDS encoding GntP family permease, giving the protein MELLMIALSLILLITLAYRGFSVILIAPLLAMFAAAVSDMSTMPVYGELFMTKAAEFIKLYYPIFLLGAVFARLMEQSGMVASLASLVANKLGKERAILAVLIGGGIMTYGGINVFVGVFVMYPVAAVLFRGAGVPKRLMPAALWMGIFTYAMVALPGTPQIQNIIPAAFFGTSTWAAPVTSILSAVVYFVIAWGWLTYRYKKLKAQGEGYGDYTLNEPDPIDVSSLPSWKVSIIPFLVVLGLNLFLSNPFQWAWAYHWQTSLLEPLKHLKLSLLSPSVEKAQAIWSLEIALGFGSVAALIFGRKRLKIQGFVKQLNAGAMSSLAAVMNTASVVAFGSVITSLASFQIIKDSLLNLHIGSGPLFSEVITTNVMIVLSGSASGGMTIALGMLGNEWANWAAQIGMSPDILHRIVCLASAGLDTLPHNGALLTLVGVCGLTYRESYADIAALTVFKVLVAFVFIAWYSITGIA; this is encoded by the coding sequence ATGGAACTCTTGATGATTGCATTAAGTCTTATTTTGTTAATTACACTTGCCTATCGTGGTTTCTCGGTTATTTTAATTGCTCCACTACTTGCTATGTTTGCAGCAGCTGTGAGTGATATGTCGACAATGCCTGTTTATGGTGAGTTGTTTATGACAAAAGCTGCTGAATTTATCAAATTGTATTACCCGATTTTTTTACTTGGTGCAGTTTTTGCCAGACTCATGGAACAAAGTGGTATGGTTGCATCACTTGCCAGTCTTGTGGCCAATAAACTTGGTAAAGAGCGGGCCATCTTAGCTGTTTTGATTGGCGGAGGTATCATGACATATGGTGGTATTAATGTTTTTGTTGGTGTCTTTGTCATGTATCCCGTTGCTGCTGTGTTATTCCGCGGTGCAGGTGTTCCAAAACGTTTGATGCCGGCGGCTCTTTGGATGGGAATTTTTACTTACGCCATGGTTGCTTTGCCTGGTACTCCCCAGATTCAAAACATTATTCCGGCAGCTTTCTTTGGTACATCAACGTGGGCAGCACCTGTTACAAGTATTTTAAGTGCAGTAGTTTATTTTGTGATTGCCTGGGGCTGGTTAACTTATCGTTATAAAAAGTTAAAAGCTCAGGGTGAAGGTTATGGTGACTATACGCTTAATGAGCCAGATCCTATTGATGTATCGTCGTTGCCTTCATGGAAGGTTTCCATTATACCCTTTCTCGTTGTTTTAGGATTGAATTTGTTTTTAAGCAATCCTTTTCAATGGGCCTGGGCCTATCATTGGCAAACAAGTTTGTTAGAGCCTTTAAAACATTTAAAATTGAGTTTGCTAAGTCCTTCTGTCGAAAAGGCGCAAGCCATTTGGTCCTTAGAAATTGCATTGGGCTTTGGTTCTGTTGCTGCTTTGATTTTTGGTCGCAAACGGCTTAAAATACAAGGCTTTGTTAAACAATTGAATGCTGGTGCTATGTCTTCATTAGCAGCGGTAATGAATACCGCTTCTGTTGTTGCTTTTGGTAGTGTTATTACGAGTCTGGCTAGTTTCCAAATCATCAAGGATTCCCTGCTTAACTTGCATATTGGTTCCGGTCCGCTCTTTTCGGAAGTCATTACCACAAATGTTATGATTGTTTTGTCTGGTTCTGCTTCTGGTGGTATGACCATTGCTTTGGGAATGTTAGGTAATGAATGGGCCAATTGGGCAGCACAAATTGGCATGTCGCCTGACATTTTACATCGTATTGTATGTTTAGCGTCAGCTGGATTAGATACTTTGCCTCATAATGGTGCTTTACTGACTTTAGTGGGTGTTTGTGGTCTTACTTACCGCGAGTCCTATGCCGATATTGCGGCTCTGACTGTTTTCAAAGTATTGGTGGCATTTGTCTTTATTGCTTGGTATAGTATCACTGGTATTGCATAA